The Synechococcus sp. M16.1 genome includes the window TCTGGGAAGCCCGCTATGCCGCTGCGATGGTGGCGTCTCCCGCGCAGTTGGCGTCGGCCCTGGATGACCCTGAGCCCTTCGTGGCGATGCGTGCGCGAGCCGCCCGCAACGCCACCGCTGGTTGAGCATGAAAAAAGGGGGCGGATGAACCGCCCCCTGCAATGGAGTTCGAATCGAATCTCTCGGCTGAGAATCAGGCGAGGGAGTTGATCACGTAGTCCAGAGCAGCGTTGTACTCGGTCAGAGCCTGGGGGCTCAGGTCACGAGGAGCGCAGCCGTCGTTACGCATTTGGGTGAAACCAGCAACGTAGGTGCCGGGGTCGATGCTGAGGGCCTTGTAGACCTCACGCTGACCGTTGATGGCCAGTTCGTCCAGAGGGCCGGTGCCGCCAACAACCAGGGAGTAGTTGATCAGACGCAGGTAGTGGACGAAGTCGCGCTTGCACTTCTCCTTGCCTTCGGTGGCGCACTGGCGGGGCTGACGGCCGGTGGCACCGTTGGGGTACTGGGTGTAGACGGCGTCGACAGCGCGCTGAGCGATGGCGTCGTAGTTTTGAGCGATCTTCTCAGCAGCCTCGAGACGGGCGGCTGCACGCTGCAGGGAACCCTGCACAGACTCCAGGTCGGAGCTGGTGGGGAAACGGGAGCCGCTGTCTGCGGCGCCGATGACGGTGGTGAGAACGGACTTCATTGATTTAAAAGAAGGTTGTGCTTGAAAATCTCAGGCGGTTCAGCTGATGGCGCTGATCACCATGTCGAAGTAGGAA containing:
- the mpeA gene encoding class 2 C-phycoerythrin subunit alpha is translated as MKSVLTTVIGAADSGSRFPTSSDLESVQGSLQRAAARLEAAEKIAQNYDAIAQRAVDAVYTQYPNGATGRQPRQCATEGKEKCKRDFVHYLRLINYSLVVGGTGPLDELAINGQREVYKALSIDPGTYVAGFTQMRNDGCAPRDLSPQALTEYNAALDYVINSLA